Sequence from the Cetobacterium sp. ZOR0034 genome:
GAGATTATTATTTCTTAACAGTAGACGAGTTTAAAGATAAGATTGAAAAAAATGAATTCTTAGAATATGCAACTGTTCATACTAACTACTATGGAACTTTAAAATCTGAAGTAGAATCAAGATTAGCTTCTGGAGAAAATGTTATTCTTGAGATAGATGTTCAAGGAGGACTTCAGGTTAAAGCTGTGTATCCAACTGCTCATTTAGTATTCTTTAAAACGCCAACAATGGAAGATTTAGAGAGAAGACTAAGAGGAAGAAAAACAGATAGTGAAGAGACTATTCAACTTAGATTAAAAAACTCAATACAAGAATTAGAAT
This genomic interval carries:
- the gmk gene encoding guanylate kinase is translated as MKKGELFIVSGPSGAGKSTICRIVRKQLGINLATSATTRAPREGELHGRDYYFLTVDEFKDKIEKNEFLEYATVHTNYYGTLKSEVESRLASGENVILEIDVQGGLQVKAVYPTAHLVFFKTPTMEDLERRLRGRKTDSEETIQLRLKNSIQELEYEKDYDITIINYTVEKSCEELVKIINSKN